A region from the Mya arenaria isolate MELC-2E11 chromosome 2, ASM2691426v1 genome encodes:
- the LOC128225154 gene encoding uncharacterized protein LOC128225154, which yields MSEPVTPGISEQIKEPVTSDNSQQSTEPVAADSSQQTTEQITPDSSQQTTEPTSPGSSQQTTEVAVQESIITTVPITDKKEPSQTDEQPPSNVHDDASKALPDSSNQTIVYIPPDINVEPAVIEKLTLGTLEMFLPNLQKAKSSLNEVLHNQEVLIETIQQENAKFTESAAMQELRDTMLQAKSYHSKLVNLKREMNGLMDKSVKLKRRAVKLQQQKQKEDMSRVMQRERELEREQLLQAKVAKPTQTSPQGQGQGHTQQDTPPQGHT from the exons ATGTCAGAACCAGTGACTCCAGGTATTAGTGAACAGATCAAAGAACCAGTGACTTCAGATAATAGTCAACAGTCCACAGAACCAGTGGCTGCAGATAGCAGTCAACAGACCACAGAACAAATTACTCCAGATAGCAGTCAACAGACCACAGAACCAACCTCTCCAGGTAGCAGTCAACAGACCACAGAAGTTGCAGTGCAAGAATCTATTATAACCACAGTACCAATAACTGACAAAAAAGAACCGAGTCAAACAG ATGAACAACCCCCTTCTAATGTGCATGATGATGCAAGCAAGGCACTGCCAGATTCCTCCAACCAGACTATAGTGTATATCCCTCCTGACATCAATGTTGAGCCGGCAGTGATTGAAAAACTCACGCTCGGGACACTGGAAATGTTCTTGCCCAATCTGCAGAAAGCTAAATCTTCACTGAATGAAGTATT GCACAATCAAGAAGTTTTGATAGAAACGATTCAGCAAGAGAATGCTAAGTTCACAGAGTCTGCAGCTATGCAAGAACTCCGAGATACG atgCTGCAAGCCAAATCTTACCACAGCAAACTTGTCAATTTAAAGAGGGAAATGAATGGTTTAATGGACAAATCAGTAAAACTAAAG CGAAGAGCTGTAAAActgcagcagcagaagcagaaAGAAGATATGAGCAGGGTGATGCAGCGAGAACGGGAACTGGAACGCGAGCAGCTTCTGCAGGCCAAGGTTGCCAAACCCACGCAAACTTCACCACAAggtcagggtcaaggtcacacccAGCAGGACACCCCCCCACAAGGACACACCTAG